From Mustela nigripes isolate SB6536 chromosome 13, MUSNIG.SB6536, whole genome shotgun sequence, one genomic window encodes:
- the KLHL25 gene encoding kelch-like protein 25: protein MSVSVHETRKSRSSTGSMNITLFHKASHPDCVLAHLNTLRKHCMFTDVTLWAGDRAFPCHRAVLAASSRYFEAMFSHGLRESRDDTVNFQDNLHPEVLELLLDFAYSSRIVINEENAESLLEAGDMLQFHDVRDAAAEFLEKNLFPSNCLGMMLLSDAHQCRRLYEFSWRMCLVHFETVRQSEDFNSLSKDTLLDLISSDELETEDERVVFEAILQWVKHDLEQRQAHLPELLRSVRLALLPADCLKEAVSGEALLMADERTRLIIDEALRCKTKILQNDGVVTSPCARPRKAGHTLLILGGQTFMCDKIYQVDHKAKEIIPKADLPSPRKEFSASAIGCKVYVTGGRGSENGVSKDVWVYDTVHEEWSKAAPMLIARFGHGSAELENCLYVVGGHTSLAGVFPASPSVSLKQVEKYDPGANKWVMVAPLRDGVSNAAVVSAKLKLFVFGGTSIHRDMVSKVQCYDPSENRWTIKAECPQPWRYTAAAVLGSQIFIMGGDTEFTAASAYRFDCETNQWTRIGDMTAKRMSCHALASGNKLYVVGGYFGTQRCKTLDCYDPTSDTWNCITTVPYSLIPTAFVSTWKHLPS, encoded by the coding sequence ATGTCGGTCAGCGTCCACGAGACCCGGAAGTCGCGGAGCAGCACGGGCTCCATGAACATCACCCTCTTCCACAAAGCCTCGCACCCCGACTGCGTGCTGGCCCACCTCAACACGCTGCGCAAGCACTGCATGTTCACGGATGTCACGCTCTGGGCCGGCGACCGCGCCTTCCCCTGCCACCGCGCCGTGCTGGCCGCGTCCAGCCGCTACTTCGAGGCCATGTTCAGCCACGGCCTGCGGGAGAGCCGGGATGACACAGTCAACTTCCAGGACAACCTGCACCCCGAGGTGCTGGAGCTACTGCTGGACTTCGCCTACTCGTCCCGCATCGTCATCAACGAGGAGAACGCCGAGTCGCTGCTGGAGGCCGGCGACATGCTGCAGTTCCACGACGTGCGCGACGCCGCCGCCGAGTTCCTGGAGAAGAACCTGTTCCCCTCCAACTGCCTGGGCATGATGCTGCTTTCGGACGCGCACCAGTGCCGCCGGCTGTACGAGTTCTCCTGGCGCATGTGCCTGGTGCACTTCGAGACCGTGCGGCAGAGCGAGGACTTCAACAGCCTGTCCAAGGACACCCTGCTGGACCTCATCTCCAGCGACGAGCTGGAGACGGAGGACGAGCGTGTGGTCTTCGAGGCCATCCTCCAGTGGGTGAAGCACGACCTGGAGCAGAGGCAGGCCCACCTGCCCGAGCTGCTCCGGAGCGTGCGGCTGGCCCTGCTGCCGGCAGACTGCCTGAAGGAGGCCGTCTCCGGTGAGGCCCTCCTCATGGCCGATGAGCGCACCAGGCTCATCATAGATGAGGCGCTCCGTTGTAAGACCAAGATCCTGCAGAACGACGGGGTGGTCACCAGCCCCTGTGCCCGGCCGCGCAAGGCGGGTCACACGCTGCTGATCCTGGGAGGCCAGACCTTCATGTGCGACAAGATCTACCAGGTGGACCACAAGGCCAAGGAGATCATCCCCAAGGCCGACCTGCCCAGCCCCCGGAAGGAATTCAGCGCCTCAGCCATTGGCTGCAAGGTCTACGTGACTGGGGGCCGGGGCTCCGAGAACGGGGTCTCTAAGGACGTGTGGGTGTATGACACTGTCCATGAGGAGTGGTCCAAGGCGGCACCCATGCTGATCGCCCGCTTCGGTCACGGCTCAGCAGAGCTGGAGAACTGCCTCTACGTGGTCGGGGGACACACTTCCCTAGCAGGCGTCTTCCCCGCCTCCCCTTCGGTCTCCCTGAAGCAGGTGGAGAAGTATGACCCCGGGGCTAACAAGTGGGTGATGGTGGCCCCGTTGAGGGACGGAGTCAGCAACGCCGCCGTGGTGAGCGCCAAGCTGAAGCTCTTCGTTTTCGGGGGGACCAGCATCCACCGAGACATGGTGTCCAAGGTCCAGTGCTACGACCCCTCGGAGAACCGGTGGACCATCAAGGCCGAATGCCCCCAGCCTTGGCGGTACACAGCAGCCGCCGTGCTGGGCAGCCAGATCTTCATCATGGGAGGCGACACGGAGTTCACGGCCGCCTCAGCCTACCGCTTTGACTGCGAGACCAACCAGTGGACGCGGATTGGCGACATGACCGCCAAACGCATGTCATGCCATGCCCTGGCCTCCGGCAACAAGCTGTATGTGGTGGGGGGCTACTTCGGGACCCAGAGGTGTAAGACGCTGGACTGCTATGACCCCACTTCCGACACGTGGAACTGCATCACCACCGTGCCCTACTCGCTCATCCCCACGGCCTTTGTCAGCACCTGGAAGCACCTGCCGTCGTGA